One Gemmatimonadota bacterium genomic window carries:
- a CDS encoding VOC family protein: MPTINPYINFNGNAEEAFTFYKSVFGGEFSKVMRFKDLASTEFVVPDSDANKLMLIELPVGPTVLRANDVPASMGRVSENENRSKIAVVAESREEAEKIFTGLSAGGAVEMPMGESPWGTYFSMFRDKYGIEWTVEFNPSVRK; encoded by the coding sequence ATGCCAACCATCAATCCGTATATCAATTTCAACGGCAATGCCGAAGAAGCCTTCACCTTTTACAAGTCGGTTTTTGGTGGAGAGTTTTCCAAGGTCATGCGCTTCAAAGATTTGGCGAGCACCGAGTTTGTCGTTCCAGACAGCGATGCCAATAAGCTCATGCTCATCGAACTGCCTGTTGGCCCAACGGTGCTCAGAGCCAACGACGTCCCGGCGAGCATGGGACGGGTCAGCGAAAATGAGAACCGGTCGAAGATTGCCGTTGTTGCCGAAAGCCGTGAAGAGGCCGAAAAGATCTTTACTGGGCTTTCAGCCGGTGGGGCGGTGGAGATGCCGATGGGCGAGAGCCCGTGGGGTACGTACTTCTCCATGTTTCGAGACAAGTACGGCATCGAGTGGACGGTGGAGTTTAATCCAAGCGTTCGCAAGTAA
- a CDS encoding DUF3224 domain-containing protein gives MTVARGTFDVKMNPQPMAHTSDGSRLTRYALDKQYQGDLEANATGEMLAAASNEQTSAGYVALEEVKGALHGRRGSFTLQHSGTMTRGVPTLSVSVVPDSGTEELVGLTGTLKIIIEGKKHSYEFEYALPPSR, from the coding sequence ATGACCGTTGCCCGCGGCACGTTCGACGTCAAGATGAACCCCCAGCCTATGGCGCACACATCCGATGGCTCGCGCTTGACTCGATACGCCTTGGATAAGCAGTACCAGGGCGATCTTGAGGCAAACGCAACCGGCGAGATGCTCGCCGCAGCGAGTAACGAGCAAACCTCGGCGGGCTACGTCGCTCTCGAAGAAGTGAAGGGCGCGCTGCATGGTCGGCGAGGCAGCTTCACCCTGCAGCACTCTGGGACCATGACGCGCGGCGTGCCGACGCTTTCGGTTTCGGTCGTGCCAGATTCCGGCACGGAGGAGCTGGTCGGACTCACGGGCACGTTGAAGATTATCATCGAAGGCAAGAAGCACTCGTACGAGTTCGAGTACGCGCTGCCGCCGTCACGGTGA